A stretch of the Triplophysa dalaica isolate WHDGS20190420 chromosome 19, ASM1584641v1, whole genome shotgun sequence genome encodes the following:
- the nectin1a gene encoding nectin cell adhesion molecule 1a isoform X2, with the protein MMMLLKFMLPLMALLKSGVHGQMVQVDSSKSGFVGSQVELCCQFVNSNPPVKISQVTWQKVVNGTKQNVAIANPALGLSVLQPFKERVRFKNPAVHQRTPSLEDTTIIFNKLRLSDESAYICEYTTFPAGNRENTVNLTVYARPMIQMSLSTTSIVAGSKDLKMTVATCISANGKPPSVITWETSLDGESNTKEIRNPDGTFTVRSDYLVVPSREIHQQLLTCVSTYNEEPYTDSVTLNIQYEPEVIIEGFDGNWYLNRENVQLTCLADANPPISLFQWRYLNGSLPSSAELRDDVLIFKGPLTYDIAGTYVCDATNSIGTGSASVEVTVTENPMPLSAAERVMGVLGWVIALGIILSIAGTIYLVNKQHKHTGSDNDSNSSSPAHKKPSSSKKKKAADDFQGPGRFYDELPNTADYVSYRLACNKEDYPEQHSPPIQPPLTFLPHNPYTHHNNQTAAFTYPTPPGPISTYTFPKEQYV; encoded by the exons ATGATGATGTTGTTGAAGTTTATGCTTCCTCTGATGGCTCTTTTGAAATCAg GTGTTCATGGTCAAATGGTCCAGGTGGACAGCAGTAAATCCGGATTTGTGGGTTCACAGGTGGAGCTTTGCTGTCAGTTTGTCAACAGTAACCCACCTGTAAAGATCTCCCAGGTCACCTGGCAAAAAGTTGTTAATGGCACAAAGCAGAACGTGGCCATCGCCAATCCCGCCCTGGGATTGTCGGTGCTGCAGCCCTTCAAAGAGCGAGTGCGCTTCAAAAACCCTGCCGTCCATCAGCGCACCCCTTCCCTGGAGGACACCACTATCATCTTTAACAAACTTAGACTGTCTGATGAATCTGCTTATATCTGCGAGTACACCACTTTTCCAGCTGGAAACAGGGAGAACACGGTCAATCTCACTGTTtatg CTCGGCCAATGATCCAGATGAGTCTGTCTACAACGTCTATAGTGGCAGGATCCAAAGATCTGAAGATGACTGTTGCCACATGCATCTCAGCCAATGGAAAGCCACCCAGTGTGATTACATGGGAAACCAGTTTAGATGGCGAATCAAACACCAAGGAGATACGCAACCCAGATGGCACGTTCACAGTTCGGAGTGATTACTTGGTGGTTCCAAGTCGAGAGATACACCAGCAGCTGCTCACCTGTGTCTCCACGTACAATGAAGAGCCATACACAGACAGCGTAACGCTCAACATTCAGT ATGAACCAGAGGTGATAATAGAGGGCTTTGATGGGAATTGGTATTTGAACAGAGAGAATGTTCAGCTCACCTGTCTGGCTGACGCCAACCCTCCCATCTCTTTGTTTCAGTGGAGATA CTTGAATGGCTCTCTGCCAAGTTCGGCAGAACTCCGTGACGACGTGCTGATATTTAAAGGTCCTCTAACCTATGACATTGCCGGCACGTATGTCTGTGATGCAACGAATAGTATCGGGACAGGCTCAGCATCCGTTGAGGTCACTGTCACGG AAAACCCCATGCCACTGAGTGCAGCGGAGAGGGTGATGGGTGTCCTTGGATGGGTGATCGCCCTGGGCATCATACTCAGTATAGCTGGCACAATTTACTTGGTGAACAAACAGCACAAGCACACGGGATCAGACAATGATTC GAACAGTTCTTCCCCTGCCCACAAAAAGCCTTCGTCctctaaaaaaaagaaagcagcAGATGACTTCCAG GGCCCCGGGAGGTTCTATGACGAGCTCCCGAACACGGCTGACTATGTGAGTTACCGCTTGGCTTGTAACAAAGAGGATTATCCGGAGCAGCACTCTCCACCCATTCAGCCTCCTCTGACCTTTCTGCCTCACAACCCCTACACTCATCACAACAACCAGACCGCCGCATTCACCTATCCCACACCCCCAGGACCCATCTCAACATACACCTTCCCTAAAGAGCAGTATGTATGA
- the nectin1a gene encoding nectin cell adhesion molecule 1a isoform X1 yields MMMLLKFMLPLMALLKSGVHGQMVQVDSSKSGFVGSQVELCCQFVNSNPPVKISQVTWQKVVNGTKQNVAIANPALGLSVLQPFKERVRFKNPAVHQRTPSLEDTTIIFNKLRLSDESAYICEYTTFPAGNRENTVNLTVYARPMIQMSLSTTSIVAGSKDLKMTVATCISANGKPPSVITWETSLDGESNTKEIRNPDGTFTVRSDYLVVPSREIHQQLLTCVSTYNEEPYTDSVTLNIQYEPEVIIEGFDGNWYLNRENVQLTCLADANPPISLFQWRYLNGSLPSSAELRDDVLIFKGPLTYDIAGTYVCDATNSIGTGSASVEVTVTDFPSSPHEMSQKHHQAGIIIGGAVVCGTVLLAAITLLIVFLYRRRCKFKGDYSTKKQILGNGYSKAGSLQPHASLPQSLTFSEDSDEEKKLGLYRGSSILGEIAHEFHNYPDSRMKTFHTGLNQDSVTCGCNEQTYTYEYGSEMEVSVDMVPQMDGSVISKEEWYV; encoded by the exons ATGATGATGTTGTTGAAGTTTATGCTTCCTCTGATGGCTCTTTTGAAATCAg GTGTTCATGGTCAAATGGTCCAGGTGGACAGCAGTAAATCCGGATTTGTGGGTTCACAGGTGGAGCTTTGCTGTCAGTTTGTCAACAGTAACCCACCTGTAAAGATCTCCCAGGTCACCTGGCAAAAAGTTGTTAATGGCACAAAGCAGAACGTGGCCATCGCCAATCCCGCCCTGGGATTGTCGGTGCTGCAGCCCTTCAAAGAGCGAGTGCGCTTCAAAAACCCTGCCGTCCATCAGCGCACCCCTTCCCTGGAGGACACCACTATCATCTTTAACAAACTTAGACTGTCTGATGAATCTGCTTATATCTGCGAGTACACCACTTTTCCAGCTGGAAACAGGGAGAACACGGTCAATCTCACTGTTtatg CTCGGCCAATGATCCAGATGAGTCTGTCTACAACGTCTATAGTGGCAGGATCCAAAGATCTGAAGATGACTGTTGCCACATGCATCTCAGCCAATGGAAAGCCACCCAGTGTGATTACATGGGAAACCAGTTTAGATGGCGAATCAAACACCAAGGAGATACGCAACCCAGATGGCACGTTCACAGTTCGGAGTGATTACTTGGTGGTTCCAAGTCGAGAGATACACCAGCAGCTGCTCACCTGTGTCTCCACGTACAATGAAGAGCCATACACAGACAGCGTAACGCTCAACATTCAGT ATGAACCAGAGGTGATAATAGAGGGCTTTGATGGGAATTGGTATTTGAACAGAGAGAATGTTCAGCTCACCTGTCTGGCTGACGCCAACCCTCCCATCTCTTTGTTTCAGTGGAGATA CTTGAATGGCTCTCTGCCAAGTTCGGCAGAACTCCGTGACGACGTGCTGATATTTAAAGGTCCTCTAACCTATGACATTGCCGGCACGTATGTCTGTGATGCAACGAATAGTATCGGGACAGGCTCAGCATCCGTTGAGGTCACTGTCACGG ATTTCCCTAGCTCCCCACATGAGATGTCTCAGAAGCATCACCAAGCAGGGATCATCATCGGCGGGGCTGTTGTATGCGGCACAGTCCTGTTGGCAGCCATCACGCTCCTGATAGTGTTTTTATATCGCCGGAGATGCaagtttaaaggagattacagtACCAAGAAGCAAATCCTTGGCAATGGCTACAGCAAAGCTGGAAGCCTACAGCCGCACGCCTCCCTGCCTCAGAGTCTGACCTTCTCTGAAGATTCAGATGAAGAGAAGAAGCTCGGCCTTTACAGAGGCTCCAGTATTTTAGGAGAAATCGCACACGAGTTCCACAACTACCCTGATAGCAGAATGAAGACTTTTCACACGGGATTGAATCAAGACAGTGTGACATGCGGATGCAATGAGCAGACTTATACATATGAGTATGGATCTGAAATGGAGGTTTCAGTGGACATGGTTCCTCAGATGGATGGTTCGGTCATCTCCAAAGAAGAGTGGTATGTGTAG
- the LOC130408373 gene encoding thy-1 membrane glycoprotein-like: MNTSNSMFLWIVFLEVLIGAVLCQDEIIITVCQEEDTDLRVNCLLEPKANYHTDFEFSMSKGNKEIIINTNISGIMPDPKFRHNTFVTEIEPYGFRLTMMGFTISENTTFICKVTKSQKTLFVELDTIEPCSAISVFLLGYPWISLLIPMCILQLCEDF, from the exons ATGAACACATCAAACTCTATGTTTTTGTGGATTGTATTTCTGGAAG TTCTGATCGGCGCAGTCCTGTGTCAAGATGagattattattacagtatgtcAAGAGGAAGATACTGACCTCAGAGTCAACTGCCTCCTGGAGCCCAAAGCCAACTACCACACAGACTTTGAGTTCTCCATGTCCAAAGGCAACAAGGAGATTATCATAAACACTAACATCTCTGGTATTATGCCTGACCCCAAATTCAGACACAACACATTTGTGACAGAGATTGAACCCTACGGATTCAGACTGACCATGATGGGCTTCACCATCTCGGAGAACACTACTTTCATTTGCAAAGTAACCAAGTCCCAGAAGACTCTGTTTGTTGAATTGG ACACCATCGAGCCCTGCTCTGCCATCAGTGTGTTTCTGCTGGGTTATCCCTGGATCAGTCTTCTAATTCCTATGTGCATTTTACAGCTGTGTGAAGACTTCTGA
- the LOC130408372 gene encoding gig2-like protein DreN translates to MPIQFSGWETYCEKSRHLKPGQEPKKSHGYIMYHGTHKNAAATIISSGFRPSSGGTLGPGVYCSRDINKAMGYPGGCAPGDRVVFKLRVRVGKVKKIDSKSTHLWSTWHQNGYDTAWLPSPSGMEEDCVWNPKRLTVIGIAHCTDPSTKSSLESLIKKQGQLQEADGRSLDQCKGCGMHTQDKHTMEKCWSCKTSVCPFMDKHACQKS, encoded by the coding sequence ATGCCAATACAGTTTAGTGGATGGGAGACATACTGTGAGAAATCGAGGCACCTTAAACCAGGTCAAGAACCAAAAAAAAGCCATGGCTACATAATGTACCACGGGACACACAAAAACGCAGCAGCAACAATCATATCATCAGGATTCAGGCCCTCCAGTGGGGGAACTCTGGGCCCTGGAGTCTACTGTAGTAGGGACATTAACAAAGCCATGGGTTACCCAGGCGGTTGTGCTCCTGGTGACAGAGTTGTGTTCAAGCTGCGAGTAAGAGTAGGTAAGGTGAAGAAGATTGACTCTAAAAGTACGCACTTGTGGTCCACTTGGCATCAGAATGGATATGATACAGCCTGGTTGCCCAGCCCTAGTGGAATGGAAGAAGACTGCGTCTGGAACCCAAAGCGACTCACAGTGATCGGAATAGCACACTGCACAGACCCCAGTACTAAGAGCTCACTTGAGAGTCTCATAAAGAAGCAGGGACAGTTGCAGGAAGCCGATGGGAGAAGTCTGGATCAATGTAAGGGGTGTGGAATGCACACACAGGATAAACACACAATGGAGAAATGTTGGTCTTGTAAAACATCAGTATGCCCTTTCATGGATAAGCATGCCTGCCAAAAGAGCTGA